The Planococcus donghaensis genome contains a region encoding:
- a CDS encoding ribose-phosphate diphosphokinase, with protein sequence MPYQLRKNFKLFTLNSNPELAQEIADSLGCKLGQSSITHFSDGEIQIHIKESVRGADVYIVQSTSQPGTEHVMELLIMIDALKRASVKTINVVIPYYGYARQDRKASSREPITAKLVANMLEKAGATHVITMDLHAPQIQGFFNVPVDQLLGGKILEQYFTDKGLEDAIVVAPDNGGLGRARKLASHLDVPIGFIDKRRMHPDEPEMVNIVGDIKGKNVIIIVDIIDTATTVSAAADVLVENGAKAVYACCTHAVLSGQAIQKIEKSAITELVVTNTIAVPEEKQTPKVKILSVAPLLAEAIEHVHNEKPVTPLFE encoded by the coding sequence TTGCCATATCAATTAAGAAAAAACTTTAAACTGTTTACATTAAACTCAAATCCGGAGTTGGCACAAGAAATTGCGGATTCGCTTGGATGTAAATTAGGGCAAAGCTCGATTACACATTTTAGTGACGGAGAAATTCAAATTCACATTAAAGAAAGTGTCCGCGGGGCAGATGTCTACATCGTACAATCGACATCGCAGCCGGGAACTGAGCATGTGATGGAGTTATTGATCATGATTGATGCGTTAAAACGTGCCTCTGTAAAAACCATTAATGTGGTTATTCCGTATTACGGCTATGCGCGCCAAGACCGAAAAGCCAGTTCGCGTGAGCCGATTACGGCCAAGCTAGTGGCGAATATGTTGGAAAAAGCAGGCGCAACACACGTTATCACAATGGATTTACACGCTCCGCAAATTCAAGGGTTCTTTAATGTGCCGGTCGATCAATTGCTTGGCGGAAAAATTTTAGAGCAATATTTTACAGACAAAGGATTAGAAGATGCGATTGTGGTAGCTCCAGACAACGGAGGACTCGGACGTGCTCGTAAACTAGCAAGTCATTTAGACGTGCCTATCGGATTTATCGATAAACGTCGGATGCACCCTGATGAGCCGGAAATGGTCAACATTGTTGGAGATATCAAAGGCAAAAACGTCATCATTATTGTCGACATCATCGATACGGCAACGACGGTTTCCGCCGCGGCGGATGTGCTTGTCGAAAATGGTGCGAAAGCCGTTTATGCTTGCTGTACGCACGCCGTGTTATCAGGTCAAGCCATTCAAAAAATTGAAAAGTCGGCGATTACGGAATTGGTGGTTACCAATACCATCGCTGTGCCAGAAGAAAAACAAACACCGAAAGTTAAAATTTTGTCGGTCGCTCCGCTATTAGCTGAAGCGATTGAACACGTGCATAACGAAAAACCGGTCACGCCTTTATTTGAATAA
- a CDS encoding BCCT family transporter: MKEVTRVFYITITLVIIAVLVAALMPGAYEQVTSNITSLLSTVFGWYYMLIMTLILVVVGFLIISPYGNIRLGNPEDRPEFRTPTWVAMLFSAGLGIGLVFYGSYEPLSHFAISPATAEPGTQAAFQESMQRTFFHYGFNAWAMYGIVALVLAYFQFRKGERGLISSTLRPLFGDKMNTGWGTMIDVIAIFATVFGVATSLGFGAVQINGGLSFLFGVSNNNWSQLIIIAIITILFLASAWSGLSRGIKYLSNINMVLAVLLLVLVVILGPTLLILNVFTQSFGEYIQNLMSISTKTEAFSSDDRQWLDAWTIFYWAWWISWAPFVSMFIARVSRGRTIREFLIYVVLLPTLLCAIWFSTFGATAIDIQQSGAVDLTAGAVETILFMVFNEMPFGFGLSIIAILLLLTFFISSADSATFVLGMQSTNGSLTPVNSVKIVWGVLQSSIAAILLSVGGLAAIQNTIIIAALPFSFVMILMVWSLLKSLKAEEKLYEGKKK; encoded by the coding sequence ATGAAGGAAGTCACAAGAGTATTTTATATTACCATCACACTGGTGATTATCGCCGTATTGGTTGCTGCACTGATGCCTGGTGCATACGAACAAGTGACAAGCAACATTACTTCTTTACTGAGTACCGTATTCGGCTGGTATTACATGCTGATTATGACACTCATCTTGGTAGTCGTTGGGTTTCTCATTATTAGTCCGTACGGCAATATCCGACTTGGGAACCCTGAAGATCGGCCGGAGTTTAGAACGCCGACTTGGGTAGCCATGCTTTTCTCAGCAGGACTTGGAATCGGGCTCGTATTTTATGGCTCCTATGAACCGCTCTCCCACTTTGCCATCTCACCGGCAACCGCAGAACCTGGGACACAAGCCGCGTTCCAGGAATCGATGCAACGCACATTTTTCCACTACGGGTTTAACGCTTGGGCGATGTATGGAATCGTCGCATTGGTACTGGCTTATTTCCAATTCCGTAAAGGTGAACGTGGTCTCATCTCGAGTACGTTACGTCCTCTTTTTGGAGACAAAATGAACACAGGTTGGGGAACGATGATTGACGTTATCGCTATTTTCGCAACGGTATTTGGTGTTGCGACGTCACTCGGGTTTGGTGCAGTTCAAATAAACGGCGGTCTCAGCTTTTTGTTTGGGGTTAGCAACAACAATTGGAGTCAGTTGATTATTATTGCCATTATCACGATTCTATTTTTGGCATCTGCATGGTCAGGGCTTTCACGAGGGATCAAGTATTTATCCAACATCAACATGGTGTTGGCGGTTCTTCTGCTAGTATTGGTTGTCATTTTGGGACCCACTCTCCTCATTTTGAATGTCTTCACTCAATCGTTTGGTGAGTACATCCAAAATTTGATGTCGATCAGCACAAAAACCGAAGCTTTTAGTAGCGACGATCGCCAGTGGCTAGATGCCTGGACGATTTTCTACTGGGCTTGGTGGATTTCGTGGGCACCATTCGTTAGTATGTTTATCGCCCGTGTTTCTAGAGGGCGAACCATTCGCGAATTCTTAATCTATGTCGTTCTTTTGCCGACATTATTGTGTGCGATTTGGTTTTCTACGTTTGGCGCAACGGCGATCGACATCCAACAAAGTGGCGCTGTCGATTTAACCGCTGGTGCTGTCGAAACCATCTTGTTTATGGTCTTTAACGAAATGCCATTTGGTTTTGGCCTTTCCATTATCGCCATCTTGTTATTGTTGACATTCTTTATCTCGTCTGCCGATTCGGCGACGTTTGTGCTTGGCATGCAGTCTACCAATGGTTCGTTAACGCCTGTTAATAGCGTCAAAATTGTCTGGGGAGTTCTTCAGTCGTCGATTGCCGCTATTTTGTTATCGGTTGGTGGGTTAGCCGCTATTCAAAACACCATCATCATCGCGGCCTTGCCGTTCTCGTTTGTAATGATCTTGATGGTTTGGTCGCTGCTCAAGTCACTCAAAGCAGAAGAAAAATTATACGAAGGCAAGAAAAAATAA
- a CDS encoding DEAD/DEAH box helicase family protein, translating into MTKLELVTSQLVSHLARLSKEAVEIQWITAFAMKSGVKKIIPFLKEATDRGVSIKLLVGDYLFVTQPDALQLLLEELPSAEIRVWRSGGTSFHPKSYLFRGTEASQLIVGSSNLSASALTNGVEWNLIAPTAVDAEVFEEATTQFLKYFYADQTVALNTETLAEYRSLHKEANIQRPISPVWSEAEEVEITLGPAQPQQPEVAETQEIYNTSISPRPAQKEALEALDNVLEEEYSRAMVVLATGLGKTYLAAFFAEKFERVLFIAHREEILTQAKQSFKHVHPDRTSAFYNASEKKTDAAFIFASIYTLSSQYHLDRFDKEAFDLIVVDEFHHAAAPTYERLLNHFKPEFLLGITATPDRMDNKDVYALCDGNVAISIHFLDAIERNWLAPFHYYGVHDDTDYSAIPWRGNRYDEQELMQLQLRESFAEKIFDEWNRYKQTRTIVFCSSVKQALYMNNFFQSKGVRSIALYGESHPQERKTARTKLDAGDIELIFTVDLFNEGVDIPKVDTLVFIRPTESLAVYTQQIGRGLRIADGKTHCVIIDFIGNYRNADLKLAVFNKEETKVGNKNVEPLIPVQCEFNLDLQVIDLLTEMRRKRSPRKELLVMEYQELKKEMGRRPSYLEFHLHANLESKAVKQEFGSYVGMLAYASELTDPEQKVWLKYKNWLLDVEKTLMTKSYKLVILSYMLSKGVETWLEPITPQEAAPFFHNYLTEKDYRMKVDFSDAKGKRLREYDEKNMTDLISEMPMTKWSGSAKEGLVTFENNMFKFNLQPSQEENESLYRWTQEIAEYRLHAYFGKKSIFTGLN; encoded by the coding sequence ATGACTAAGCTAGAACTGGTTACTTCTCAGCTCGTTTCACATTTAGCAAGGTTATCAAAAGAAGCCGTTGAGATTCAATGGATTACAGCTTTTGCGATGAAATCTGGTGTGAAGAAAATCATTCCATTCTTAAAAGAAGCGACGGATAGAGGTGTGTCGATAAAGTTATTAGTAGGCGACTACCTTTTTGTTACGCAACCAGACGCTTTGCAATTACTACTAGAAGAGTTACCTTCTGCAGAAATTCGAGTTTGGCGGAGCGGGGGAACTTCATTTCATCCGAAATCTTATTTATTTCGTGGGACTGAAGCCTCTCAGTTAATCGTGGGCTCTTCTAATTTATCAGCGTCTGCTTTAACTAATGGAGTTGAGTGGAACTTAATCGCACCAACTGCAGTAGATGCAGAAGTTTTTGAAGAAGCGACTACTCAGTTCTTAAAATATTTTTATGCCGATCAAACAGTGGCTCTAAATACAGAGACATTAGCAGAATATCGGTCATTACATAAAGAAGCAAATATACAAAGACCTATCAGTCCGGTATGGTCAGAGGCGGAAGAAGTTGAAATTACATTAGGACCGGCTCAGCCGCAACAACCAGAAGTAGCTGAAACTCAAGAAATTTACAATACGTCAATCTCTCCAAGACCGGCGCAAAAAGAAGCGCTAGAAGCTTTAGACAATGTACTCGAAGAAGAGTACAGTCGGGCAATGGTAGTTTTAGCAACAGGTTTAGGAAAAACGTACTTAGCTGCTTTTTTTGCGGAGAAATTCGAGCGAGTGTTGTTTATCGCTCACCGCGAGGAAATTTTGACGCAAGCCAAGCAATCATTTAAGCATGTACATCCGGATAGAACGAGTGCTTTTTACAATGCTTCGGAAAAAAAGACGGATGCTGCTTTTATTTTTGCTTCTATCTATACATTGAGCAGCCAATATCATTTAGATCGCTTTGATAAAGAAGCTTTTGATTTAATTGTTGTGGATGAATTTCATCATGCAGCAGCTCCAACTTACGAGCGATTGTTAAATCATTTTAAACCGGAATTTCTGCTAGGGATTACTGCCACACCAGATCGTATGGATAATAAAGATGTCTATGCTTTATGCGATGGGAACGTAGCAATTTCGATTCATTTTCTTGATGCCATCGAGCGAAATTGGCTAGCGCCGTTCCATTACTACGGTGTCCATGATGATACTGATTACTCAGCTATACCATGGCGAGGTAACCGGTATGACGAGCAAGAGTTAATGCAGTTACAGTTACGTGAGAGTTTTGCGGAAAAGATTTTTGATGAGTGGAACCGTTACAAACAAACGAGAACCATTGTTTTTTGTTCTTCAGTAAAACAAGCTCTTTATATGAATAACTTTTTCCAGAGTAAAGGTGTGCGCTCTATTGCGCTTTATGGTGAATCTCATCCACAAGAACGGAAAACGGCACGTACCAAATTAGATGCTGGCGATATTGAATTGATTTTCACGGTAGATCTATTCAATGAAGGAGTCGACATTCCGAAAGTGGATACGCTCGTATTTATTCGACCGACAGAATCACTTGCAGTTTATACGCAACAAATTGGACGTGGTTTACGTATTGCGGATGGCAAAACACATTGTGTCATTATTGATTTTATTGGCAATTACCGAAATGCTGATTTGAAATTAGCTGTATTTAATAAAGAAGAAACAAAAGTAGGAAATAAGAATGTCGAACCGCTTATTCCTGTTCAATGCGAATTTAATTTAGATTTGCAAGTCATCGATTTATTAACAGAAATGCGTAGAAAAAGATCCCCGCGTAAAGAATTGTTAGTTATGGAATATCAAGAGTTGAAGAAAGAAATGGGAAGACGTCCAAGTTATTTGGAGTTCCATCTTCATGCTAATCTTGAATCTAAGGCGGTAAAGCAAGAGTTTGGGAGTTATGTTGGTATGCTCGCTTACGCAAGTGAACTAACAGATCCAGAACAAAAGGTGTGGTTGAAATACAAGAACTGGCTTTTAGATGTTGAGAAAACCTTGATGACCAAAAGTTACAAACTGGTTATTTTGAGTTATATGCTTTCAAAAGGGGTAGAGACGTGGCTCGAGCCGATAACTCCACAAGAAGCGGCTCCATTTTTCCATAACTATTTAACGGAAAAAGATTACCGTATGAAAGTAGACTTTAGTGATGCTAAGGGGAAAAGATTGCGTGAGTATGATGAAAAGAACATGACTGATTTAATTTCAGAGATGCCGATGACAAAATGGAGCGGTAGCGCAAAAGAAGGGTTAGTTACTTTCGAAAACAATATGTTCAAATTCAATTTGCAGCCTTCTCAGGAAGAAAATGAGAGTTTGTATAGGTGGACTCAGGAAATAGCAGAGTATCGACTTCATGCATATTTTGGGAAAAAATCGATATTTACTGGATTAAATTAA
- a CDS encoding nucleoside triphosphate pyrophosphohydrolase, whose protein sequence is MPTYNKLVRDAIPEVIAKTGKEFLTRILSEDEYRVELKKKLSEELDEYNAANNNEEAVEELADILELLHAATKIHGSSVEELENIRKTKAEKRGGFEKRIFLIEVEDD, encoded by the coding sequence ATGCCAACTTACAACAAACTAGTACGCGATGCGATACCTGAAGTAATCGCAAAAACAGGGAAAGAATTTTTAACTCGAATTTTATCAGAAGACGAGTATAGAGTGGAGTTGAAAAAGAAACTAAGCGAAGAACTTGATGAGTATAATGCAGCAAACAATAACGAGGAAGCAGTGGAAGAATTGGCAGACATACTTGAACTTCTACATGCAGCTACAAAAATTCACGGATCTTCAGTTGAAGAACTCGAAAATATTCGTAAAACAAAAGCGGAGAAACGTGGTGGTTTTGAGAAGCGGATCTTTTTAATCGAGGTAGAAGATGACTAA